From the Pseudomonas sp. SORT22 genome, one window contains:
- a CDS encoding GntR family transcriptional regulator, whose amino-acid sequence MTVPRLNAPDLGNTPSTSEIITRHLRDAIIAGHFAEDEPIRQDDIARQFNVSKIPVREALKRLEAEGLVMFQRNRGAMVTRMSEPELAQMFEVRMLLEDKALRLAIPNMTEETFARAERICQEFVGENDVGRWAELNWELHACLYEPAQRPFLVNMIRSVNDKLERYLRMQMSLSAGKERADHEHRDILDACRAKDVELAVRLLDEHIAGVCKTLFEHLPPSK is encoded by the coding sequence GTGACCGTACCCCGCCTCAACGCCCCGGACTTGGGCAACACGCCCTCGACTTCGGAAATCATCACCCGTCACCTGCGCGATGCAATCATTGCCGGGCACTTCGCCGAAGACGAACCAATCCGCCAGGACGATATCGCCCGCCAGTTCAACGTCAGCAAGATTCCGGTGCGTGAAGCGCTCAAGCGCCTGGAAGCCGAAGGCCTGGTGATGTTCCAGCGCAATCGCGGGGCGATGGTTACGCGCATGTCCGAACCAGAGCTGGCGCAGATGTTCGAAGTGCGCATGCTGCTCGAAGACAAGGCCCTGCGCCTGGCCATCCCGAACATGACCGAGGAAACCTTCGCCCGCGCCGAGCGCATCTGCCAGGAGTTCGTCGGCGAGAACGACGTCGGCCGCTGGGCCGAACTCAACTGGGAACTGCACGCCTGCCTGTATGAACCGGCGCAGCGGCCGTTCCTGGTCAACATGATCCGCTCGGTGAACGACAAGCTGGAGCGCTACCTGCGCATGCAGATGAGCCTCTCGGCAGGCAAGGAGCGCGCCGACCACGAACACCGCGACATCCTCGACGCCTGCCGGGCCAAGGATGTCGAGCTGGCAGTGAGGCTGCTCGACGAACACATCGCCGGCGTCTGCAAGACCCTGTTCGAGCACCTGCCGCCGAGCAAGTGA
- a CDS encoding DUF4157 domain-containing protein, which translates to MKRLESLLLSLALSAPLTALAACPAGQYEICLGSCICSPIDPGQAGTVLDDLGRVASSSLALALQQARNTAAAGTLLPIPLHIRAQLESYYDFQVLDAARYKVGDQQALDSANALLQNPDVNAVTLIDIIVFRNQADAENNVALWAHELHHVQQYQQWGVEAFARRYSRDFDAVEAPAYEIQAKVSKALRERASGQAR; encoded by the coding sequence ATGAAGCGCCTTGAGTCGTTGCTGCTGAGCCTTGCCCTGAGCGCCCCGCTCACCGCCCTCGCCGCCTGCCCGGCCGGACAGTACGAAATCTGCCTGGGCAGTTGCATCTGTTCGCCCATCGACCCCGGCCAGGCCGGCACCGTGCTCGACGACCTCGGCCGGGTGGCCAGCAGCTCCCTGGCCCTGGCCTTGCAGCAGGCGCGCAACACCGCTGCGGCCGGCACGCTGCTGCCGATCCCCCTGCACATCCGCGCCCAGCTCGAATCCTATTATGACTTCCAGGTGCTCGACGCGGCGCGCTACAAGGTCGGCGACCAACAAGCCCTGGACAGCGCCAACGCCCTGCTGCAGAACCCCGACGTCAACGCCGTGACCCTGATCGACATCATCGTTTTTCGCAACCAGGCCGACGCCGAAAACAACGTCGCCCTCTGGGCCCACGAACTGCACCACGTGCAGCAATACCAGCAATGGGGCGTGGAAGCATTCGCCCGGCGCTACTCGCGCGACTTCGACGCCGTCGAAGCGCCGGCCTACGAGATCCAGGCAAAGGTCAGCAAGGCCCTGCGCGAGCGGGCCTCGGGCCAGGCGCGCTGA
- a CDS encoding TetR/AcrR family transcriptional regulator, giving the protein MRYSTTHKEQTRQKLLQSSGALAKRGGFAATGVAGLMKAIGLTGGAFYNHFPSKDELFTEVVRRELSHSPIAQQPMNRARLERCLEQYLSMAHLHNVEGGCAIPTLGAEIARAEQPVRAEAEHWLCQLQQAWAQTLEDPALAWALISQCVGALVLARMLASEPIQEEVLKASRDFIAGALHEAP; this is encoded by the coding sequence GTGCGCTATTCCACCACCCATAAAGAACAAACCCGGCAGAAACTGCTGCAAAGCAGCGGCGCCCTGGCCAAACGCGGCGGCTTTGCAGCCACTGGCGTGGCCGGGTTGATGAAGGCCATCGGCCTGACCGGCGGCGCCTTCTACAACCACTTCCCGTCCAAGGACGAGCTGTTCACCGAGGTGGTGCGCCGCGAGCTGTCGCACAGCCCCATCGCCCAGCAGCCGATGAACCGCGCGCGGCTCGAGCGCTGCCTGGAGCAGTACCTGAGCATGGCCCACCTGCACAATGTCGAAGGCGGCTGCGCGATCCCGACCCTGGGCGCGGAAATCGCCCGCGCCGAGCAGCCGGTGCGCGCGGAAGCCGAACACTGGCTGTGCCAGCTCCAGCAAGCATGGGCGCAAACCCTCGAAGACCCGGCCCTGGCCTGGGCGCTGATCAGCCAGTGCGTGGGCGCGCTGGTGCTTGCGCGCATGCTCGCCAGCGAGCCGATTCAGGAAGAGGTGCTCAAGGCCTCCCGCGATTTCATTGCCGGGGCCCTGCATGAAGCGCCTTGA
- a CDS encoding 4-hydroxyproline epimerase → MKRITVIDSHTGGEPTRLVIDGFPELGTASMAQRRQRLAEAHDQWRTACMLEPRGSDVLVGALLCEPVDPSACAGVIFFNNTGYLGMCGHGTIGLVVSLAHLGRIGPGVHRIETPVGTVQATLHEDRSVSVRNVPAYRYRKDLALEVPGIGKVIGDVAWGGNWFFLIADHGLEVAGDNIEALTAYTYAVQQALEEQGIRGEDGGLIDHIELFADDPDADSRNFVLCPGKAYDRSPCGTGTSAKLACLAADGKLQPGQTWRQASVIGSTFEGSFEADGPRIIPTIRGRAHISAEATLIIEEDDPFAWGIRP, encoded by the coding sequence ATGAAACGCATTACCGTGATCGATTCCCACACCGGCGGCGAACCGACCCGCCTGGTCATCGACGGCTTCCCCGAGCTGGGCACCGCCAGCATGGCCCAGCGCCGCCAGCGCCTTGCCGAGGCGCACGATCAATGGCGCACTGCCTGCATGCTGGAGCCGCGCGGCAGCGATGTGCTGGTCGGCGCGCTGCTGTGCGAGCCGGTGGACCCCAGCGCCTGCGCCGGGGTGATCTTCTTCAACAACACCGGTTACCTGGGCATGTGCGGCCACGGCACCATCGGCCTGGTGGTGTCGCTGGCGCACCTGGGCAGGATCGGCCCAGGCGTGCACCGCATCGAAACCCCGGTCGGCACCGTGCAGGCGACCCTGCACGAGGACCGCTCGGTCAGCGTGCGCAACGTGCCGGCCTACCGCTACCGCAAGGACCTGGCGCTGGAGGTGCCCGGCATCGGCAAGGTGATTGGCGACGTAGCCTGGGGCGGCAACTGGTTCTTTTTGATCGCCGACCACGGCCTGGAGGTCGCCGGTGACAACATCGAGGCGCTGACGGCCTATACCTACGCCGTGCAACAGGCCCTGGAAGAGCAAGGCATTCGCGGTGAAGACGGCGGCCTGATTGACCATATCGAGCTGTTCGCCGACGACCCCGACGCCGACAGCCGCAACTTCGTGCTGTGCCCCGGCAAAGCCTACGACCGCTCGCCCTGCGGCACCGGCACCAGCGCCAAGCTCGCCTGCCTGGCTGCCGACGGCAAACTGCAACCCGGGCAGACCTGGCGCCAGGCCAGCGTGATCGGCAGCACCTTCGAGGGCTCGTTCGAGGCCGACGGCCCACGCATCATCCCGACCATTCGCGGCCGCGCGCACATTAGCGCCGAAGCCACGCTGATCATCGAGGAGGACGACCCGTTCGCCTGGGGCATTCGCCCGTGA
- a CDS encoding FAD-dependent oxidoreductase, which translates to MSRGAVADVIVIGAGIIGAACAQALAARGLQVLVLDAGLHGATAAGMGHLLVLDDNPAELALSQYSLQRWRELAPQLPEACAYRSNGTLWLAANTEEMAVAEHKFNLLQAQGVACELVAGHALRQREPALREGLEGGLLINGDGILYAPATAGWMLQTAGIEQRRARVSAVEGNRVRLDSGQWLSAEAVVLANGIQATQLCPELPIEPKKGHLLITDRYPGTVTHTLVELGYVTSAHNASGPSTACNIQPRPTGQLFIGASRQFGTTDPAVEGWMLARMLKRATEYMPDLANLNGIRAWTGFRAASPDGLPLVGRHPQQDGLWLAVGHEGLGVTTAPATADLLSAQLFDQTPPLAASPYLPDRFLGALAHA; encoded by the coding sequence GTGAGCCGTGGTGCCGTGGCCGATGTCATCGTCATCGGCGCCGGAATCATCGGCGCCGCCTGCGCGCAGGCGCTGGCCGCGCGCGGGCTGCAAGTGCTGGTACTCGATGCCGGGCTGCACGGCGCCACGGCCGCCGGCATGGGCCATTTGCTGGTGCTCGACGACAATCCCGCGGAGCTTGCGCTCAGCCAGTATTCGCTACAACGCTGGCGCGAACTGGCCCCGCAACTCCCCGAGGCCTGCGCCTATCGCAGCAACGGCACCCTGTGGCTGGCGGCCAACACCGAAGAAATGGCCGTGGCCGAACACAAATTCAACCTCCTGCAAGCACAGGGGGTGGCCTGCGAATTGGTCGCCGGGCACGCCCTGCGCCAGCGCGAACCGGCGCTGCGCGAGGGGCTCGAAGGCGGTCTGCTGATCAACGGCGACGGTATTCTCTATGCCCCGGCCACTGCCGGCTGGATGCTGCAAACAGCAGGGATCGAACAGCGTCGGGCGCGGGTCAGCGCAGTAGAGGGCAACCGTGTGCGCCTCGACAGCGGCCAGTGGCTGAGCGCCGAGGCCGTGGTGCTGGCTAACGGCATCCAGGCCACGCAGCTGTGCCCGGAGCTGCCGATCGAGCCGAAGAAAGGCCACCTGCTGATCACCGATCGCTACCCCGGCACCGTCACCCATACCCTGGTGGAGCTGGGCTACGTGACCAGCGCCCACAACGCCAGCGGGCCGTCGACTGCCTGCAATATCCAGCCACGGCCCACCGGCCAGCTGTTCATCGGCGCCTCGCGCCAGTTCGGCACCACTGACCCGGCCGTGGAAGGCTGGATGCTGGCGCGCATGCTCAAGCGCGCAACCGAGTACATGCCGGACCTGGCAAATCTGAACGGCATCCGCGCCTGGACCGGCTTTCGCGCCGCCAGCCCCGACGGCCTGCCGCTGGTGGGCCGCCATCCGCAGCAGGATGGCCTGTGGCTGGCGGTCGGTCATGAAGGGCTGGGCGTGACCACGGCGCCGGCGACCGCCGACCTCTTGAGCGCGCAGCTGTTTGACCAAACGCCGCCGCTGGCGGCCAGCCCTTACCTGCCAGATCGCTTTCTTGGAGCCCTCGCCCATGCCTGA
- a CDS encoding class I SAM-dependent methyltransferase encodes MDEARLNDFMGKLVTDMGAAAMLANLILGDELGLYRAMADSQFISPEQLADKTGCNPRLLREWLSAQAASGYMEHSDGRFRLPEEQAMALAIEDSPVYVAGGASVIAALFHDKDKLVAAMRGDGALAWGDHHPCMFSGTERFFRPGYRAHLVAEWLPSLSGVVDKLQAGAKVADIGCGHGASTVIMAQAFPASRFSGFDYHGPSIAIASQRAAEGGVAERTQFVQASAKNFPGTDYDLICYFDCLHDMGDPVGAARHAYESLKADGTVLLVEPYANDTLDENSTPVGRLFYAASTFICTPNSLSQEVGLGLGAQAGEARLRAVFEEAGFKHFRRATETPFNLILEARK; translated from the coding sequence ATGGACGAAGCCAGACTCAATGACTTCATGGGCAAGCTGGTCACCGACATGGGTGCCGCGGCCATGCTTGCCAACCTGATCCTCGGCGATGAACTCGGTTTGTACCGGGCCATGGCCGACAGCCAATTCATCTCCCCCGAACAACTGGCCGACAAGACCGGCTGCAATCCCCGCCTGCTGCGCGAATGGCTGAGCGCCCAGGCCGCGTCCGGTTATATGGAGCACAGCGACGGACGCTTTCGCCTGCCCGAAGAACAGGCCATGGCCCTGGCCATCGAAGACTCGCCGGTGTATGTCGCCGGCGGCGCCTCGGTGATCGCCGCGCTGTTCCACGACAAGGACAAACTGGTCGCCGCCATGCGCGGCGATGGCGCCCTGGCCTGGGGTGATCACCATCCGTGCATGTTCAGCGGCACCGAACGTTTCTTCCGCCCCGGCTACCGCGCCCACCTGGTGGCCGAATGGCTGCCGAGCCTGAGCGGGGTGGTCGACAAGCTGCAGGCCGGGGCCAAGGTCGCCGATATCGGCTGCGGTCACGGCGCCTCGACGGTGATCATGGCCCAGGCCTTCCCGGCCTCGCGCTTCAGCGGCTTTGACTACCACGGCCCGTCGATTGCTATTGCCAGCCAACGTGCCGCCGAAGGCGGTGTGGCCGAGCGCACGCAGTTCGTCCAGGCCAGCGCCAAGAACTTCCCCGGCACCGATTACGACCTGATCTGCTATTTCGACTGCCTGCACGACATGGGCGACCCGGTCGGCGCCGCCCGGCATGCCTATGAGTCGCTCAAAGCCGATGGCACGGTGCTGCTGGTCGAGCCCTATGCCAACGACACCCTGGATGAAAACAGCACCCCCGTCGGGCGCTTGTTCTATGCCGCTTCGACCTTTATCTGCACGCCGAACTCGTTGTCGCAGGAAGTTGGCCTGGGGCTCGGCGCCCAGGCGGGCGAGGCGCGGCTGCGCGCGGTGTTCGAGGAAGCCGGGTTCAAGCACTTTCGCCGGGCGACCGAGACGCCGTTCAATTTGATCCTTGAAGCGCGCAAGTAA
- a CDS encoding TetR/AcrR family transcriptional regulator has product MAGRPREFDRDQALHKALATFWQYGYEGTSMALLVSALGIASARIYAAFGSKEQLFREVVALYLAEQGGFAERVINRELAVGQAVEQILLEAIATYTAADGPRGCLAVSSTASGGPDISGVLGWMSELRRQRTQSIIDLLQQAHGRGELKAEADPQALGDLFATLLHGIAIQARDGIATARLQAMIKPALCALHAALA; this is encoded by the coding sequence ATGGCCGGACGTCCCCGGGAATTCGATCGCGACCAGGCCCTGCACAAGGCCCTGGCGACCTTCTGGCAATACGGTTACGAAGGCACGTCAATGGCCTTGCTGGTCAGTGCCCTGGGCATTGCCTCGGCACGCATCTACGCCGCCTTCGGCAGCAAGGAGCAGCTGTTTCGCGAGGTGGTGGCGCTGTACCTGGCCGAGCAGGGCGGCTTTGCCGAGCGGGTCATCAACCGTGAGCTGGCGGTGGGCCAGGCCGTGGAGCAGATCCTCCTCGAGGCCATTGCCACCTACACCGCAGCGGACGGCCCGCGCGGTTGCCTGGCGGTGTCATCGACCGCCAGCGGCGGCCCGGATATCAGCGGCGTACTGGGCTGGATGAGCGAGCTGCGCCGCCAGCGTACCCAGTCGATCATCGACCTGCTGCAGCAGGCCCATGGCCGTGGCGAGCTCAAGGCCGAGGCCGACCCGCAGGCGCTGGGCGACCTGTTTGCCACCTTGCTGCACGGTATTGCCATCCAGGCCCGCGACGGCATTGCCACGGCGCGCCTGCAGGCGATGATCAAACCGGCGTTGTGCGCTTTGCACGCCGCCCTGGCCTGA
- a CDS encoding FAD/NAD(P)-binding oxidoreductase, whose product MNEHTNLLIIGAGPAGLAAALAAAPRAARIVLLDDNPLPGGQIWRDGPQAKLPKQARRLREQVLACANVHWHSGTRVIANAGPNSLLVENAERGWQIHYERLVLCTGARELLLPFPGWTLPGVTGAGGLQALIKGGMPVRDERIVIAGSGPLLLASAATAKANGARVLRIAEQASLAAVSGFAAQLPRWPHKLLQSFSLFDRQYRSASHVLAALGTDRLEGVRLQQHGQVVEIACDRLACGFGLIPNIQLGQALGCAVEQQALAVDAWQATSQPGVYAAGECTGFGGSERALVEGAIAGLSATGNRQAAQRLWRRRARWHAFARALNTAFALDPALKSLATAHTLVCRCEDVPYAALAGHSDWRQAKLASRCGMGACQGRVCGAATAHLFGWQPSAPRPPFSPARIDTLLHLESDT is encoded by the coding sequence ATGAACGAACACACCAACTTGCTGATCATTGGCGCCGGCCCCGCCGGGCTGGCTGCGGCCCTGGCCGCCGCGCCGCGGGCCGCGCGCATCGTGCTGCTCGACGACAACCCGCTGCCGGGCGGGCAGATCTGGCGCGACGGGCCACAGGCCAAGCTGCCCAAGCAGGCGCGCCGGCTGCGCGAGCAGGTGCTGGCCTGCGCCAATGTGCACTGGCACAGCGGCACGCGGGTGATCGCCAACGCCGGCCCCAACAGCCTGCTGGTGGAGAACGCCGAGCGCGGCTGGCAAATCCACTACGAGCGCTTGGTCCTCTGTACCGGCGCCCGTGAACTGCTGCTGCCCTTCCCTGGCTGGACGCTGCCTGGGGTGACCGGTGCCGGTGGCTTGCAGGCGCTGATCAAGGGCGGGATGCCGGTACGCGACGAGCGTATCGTCATCGCCGGCAGCGGCCCCTTGCTGCTGGCCAGCGCCGCCACCGCCAAGGCCAATGGCGCGCGGGTACTGCGCATCGCCGAGCAGGCCTCGCTTGCGGCCGTCAGCGGCTTTGCCGCACAGTTGCCGCGCTGGCCGCACAAGCTGCTGCAATCGTTTAGCCTGTTCGACCGCCAGTACCGCAGCGCCAGCCATGTGCTGGCCGCGCTGGGCACCGACCGGCTCGAAGGCGTGCGCCTGCAGCAGCACGGCCAGGTGGTTGAAATTGCCTGCGATCGGCTGGCTTGCGGCTTCGGCCTGATCCCCAACATCCAGTTGGGCCAGGCCCTGGGCTGCGCCGTGGAGCAACAGGCGCTTGCCGTCGATGCCTGGCAGGCGACTTCACAACCCGGCGTTTACGCGGCAGGCGAATGCACAGGTTTCGGTGGCAGCGAGCGCGCTCTGGTTGAAGGCGCTATTGCCGGTCTTAGCGCCACCGGCAATCGCCAGGCGGCGCAGCGGCTGTGGCGCCGCCGGGCGCGCTGGCACGCCTTTGCCCGCGCATTGAACACGGCCTTCGCCCTCGACCCCGCACTGAAGTCGCTGGCAACCGCCCACACCCTGGTGTGCCGCTGCGAAGACGTGCCCTATGCCGCCCTCGCCGGGCACAGCGACTGGCGCCAGGCCAAGCTGGCCAGCCGTTGCGGCATGGGCGCCTGCCAGGGCCGGGTGTGCGGTGCGGCCACCGCCCACCTGTTCGGCTGGCAGCCCTCGGCGCCGCGCCCGCCATTCAGCCCGGCGCGCATCGACACCCTGCTGCACCTTGAGAGCGACACTTGA
- a CDS encoding alpha/beta hydrolase, with protein sequence MSITPEADFEHRYLILEPGRRLHCVQLGSGQPVLLIPGWPQTWYAWRHVMRALARQGYQAIAVDLPGTGLSDPASEGHDTGTIAALLHRAMGQLGHQRYRLAGHDVGMWVGYALASDYPEAVSQLVLSEAVIPGLAEAPPIFVSAEQNIFIWHFLFNQLQDLPEALITGREDRYLTFMYERWAHHVDRVAVDTYIRAYSKPGGLSGGLAYYRSISQTIAQNRQRAGKRLGMPVLAIGAEHATGEVPLQTLQAHADNLRGSVIADCGHFVMEEADEAFSAQLLAFFEAN encoded by the coding sequence ATGTCCATCACCCCCGAAGCCGACTTTGAACACCGCTACCTGATCCTCGAACCCGGCCGCCGCCTGCATTGCGTGCAACTGGGCAGCGGCCAGCCGGTGCTGCTGATCCCTGGCTGGCCGCAGACCTGGTACGCCTGGCGGCATGTCATGCGCGCCCTGGCTCGCCAGGGTTACCAGGCGATTGCCGTCGACCTGCCGGGCACCGGGCTGTCCGACCCGGCCAGCGAAGGCCATGACACCGGCACCATCGCCGCCCTGCTGCACCGCGCCATGGGCCAGCTCGGCCATCAGCGCTACCGGCTGGCCGGGCATGATGTGGGCATGTGGGTCGGCTACGCGCTGGCCAGCGATTACCCCGAGGCGGTCAGCCAGCTGGTGCTCAGCGAAGCGGTGATCCCGGGCCTGGCCGAAGCGCCGCCGATCTTTGTCAGCGCCGAGCAGAACATCTTTATCTGGCACTTTCTCTTCAACCAGTTGCAGGATCTGCCCGAAGCCCTGATCACCGGCCGCGAGGACCGCTACCTGACCTTTATGTACGAGCGTTGGGCGCACCATGTCGACCGCGTGGCCGTCGACACTTACATCAGGGCCTACAGCAAGCCCGGCGGCTTGAGCGGCGGCCTGGCCTACTACCGTTCGATCAGCCAGACCATCGCCCAGAACCGCCAGCGCGCCGGCAAACGCCTGGGCATGCCAGTGCTGGCCATCGGCGCCGAGCATGCTACCGGCGAGGTGCCGTTGCAGACCCTGCAGGCCCATGCCGACAACCTGCGCGGCAGCGTTATCGCCGACTGTGGGCACTTTGTCATGGAAGAGGCGGACGAAGCGTTCAGCGCCCAACTGCTGGCGTTCTTCGAAGCGAACTAG
- a CDS encoding AraC family transcriptional regulator → MHATLNHFAPCDLPTLLSSLQPIAPLLDTLNDVVFFIKDCEARYAFVNQTLARRCGRKHREDLLGLTAEHVFPARFGPLYTEQDRRVLSSGRELADQLELHLYFGNQPIWCLTHKRPLKDAEGTIVGLAGISRDLQLPQSNHPAFHKLAAVDAHIRAHFTRPISLAELTAIAGLSVAQLERHCKRIFQLTPRQMIHKARLEEASRLLQELDLPITEIALRCGYTDHSAFSRQFRALTGLSPSQYRDSQR, encoded by the coding sequence ATGCACGCCACGCTCAACCACTTCGCGCCCTGCGACCTGCCGACCCTGCTCAGCAGCCTGCAGCCGATTGCGCCGCTGCTCGACACCCTCAACGACGTGGTGTTCTTCATCAAGGATTGCGAGGCGCGCTACGCCTTCGTCAACCAGACCCTGGCCCGGCGCTGCGGGCGCAAGCACCGCGAAGACTTGCTCGGGCTTACCGCCGAGCATGTATTCCCCGCCCGCTTCGGCCCGCTCTACACCGAGCAGGACCGCCGCGTGCTCAGCAGTGGCCGGGAACTGGCCGACCAGCTTGAGCTGCACCTTTACTTCGGCAACCAGCCGATCTGGTGCCTGACCCACAAACGGCCACTCAAGGACGCCGAGGGCACTATCGTCGGCCTCGCCGGCATTTCCCGCGACCTGCAACTGCCCCAGTCCAACCACCCGGCGTTCCACAAGCTCGCTGCCGTCGATGCACATATCCGCGCCCACTTCACCCGCCCCATCAGCCTTGCAGAGCTGACCGCCATCGCCGGGCTGTCGGTGGCGCAGCTGGAGCGCCACTGCAAGCGCATCTTCCAGCTCACGCCGCGACAGATGATTCACAAGGCGCGCCTAGAAGAAGCCTCGCGCCTGCTGCAGGAGCTCGACCTGCCGATCACCGAGATCGCCCTGCGCTGCGGTTACACCGATCACAGCGCCTTCAGCCGGCAGTTTCGCGCCCTCACCGGACTTTCACCGAGCCAGTACCGCGACAGCCAGCGCTAA
- a CDS encoding sugar phosphate isomerase/epimerase family protein produces the protein MRTLKGPSLHLAQFSAEQAPFNSLPEIARWAAGHGFKALQVPAWDRRLFDLELAAHSQTYCDELRGMLAEHGLEVSELSTHLLGQLVAVHPAYDALCDNFAPPALHGKPQARTAWALEQLQLAIKASQRLGLTDMGTFSGSLAWPYLFPFPQRPAGLIEAAFEELARRWRPILDACEDHGINLCYEIHPSEDLHDGSSFERFLDLVDNHPRCNLLFDPSHFVLQQLNYLDYLDIYHTRIRMFHVKDAEFNPTGRQGIYGGYCDWTERAGRFRSLGDGQVDFKAIFSKLAQYDFPGWATLEWECCLKDQEDGAREGAAFIREHIIQVTTRTFDDFAGAPVDPQQIRTLLGLA, from the coding sequence ATGCGTACCCTCAAAGGTCCTAGCCTGCACCTGGCCCAGTTCAGTGCCGAACAAGCCCCTTTCAACAGCCTGCCCGAGATCGCTCGCTGGGCTGCCGGCCATGGTTTCAAGGCCTTGCAGGTGCCGGCCTGGGACCGGCGTCTGTTCGACCTGGAACTGGCCGCACACAGCCAGACTTATTGTGATGAGCTGCGCGGCATGCTTGCCGAACACGGCCTTGAGGTCAGCGAGCTGAGCACCCATCTGCTCGGCCAGTTGGTAGCGGTTCACCCGGCCTACGACGCCCTGTGCGACAACTTCGCCCCGCCCGCGCTGCACGGCAAACCCCAGGCGCGCACCGCCTGGGCGCTGGAACAACTGCAGCTGGCAATCAAGGCCTCGCAACGCCTGGGCCTGACCGACATGGGGACTTTCTCAGGCTCGCTGGCCTGGCCTTACCTGTTCCCGTTTCCGCAGCGCCCGGCGGGCCTGATCGAGGCGGCTTTCGAAGAGCTGGCGCGGCGCTGGCGGCCCATCCTCGATGCCTGCGAAGACCACGGCATCAACCTCTGCTATGAGATTCACCCCAGCGAAGACCTGCACGACGGCAGCAGCTTCGAGCGCTTCCTCGACCTGGTGGATAACCACCCGCGCTGCAACCTGCTGTTCGACCCCAGCCACTTCGTCCTGCAGCAACTGAACTACCTCGACTACCTGGACATTTACCACACGCGCATCCGCATGTTTCACGTCAAGGATGCCGAGTTCAACCCAACCGGTCGCCAGGGCATCTACGGCGGTTACTGCGACTGGACCGAGCGCGCCGGGCGCTTCCGATCCCTGGGCGACGGCCAGGTCGATTTCAAGGCGATCTTCTCCAAGCTTGCGCAATACGACTTCCCCGGCTGGGCCACCCTGGAATGGGAATGCTGCCTCAAGGACCAGGAAGACGGCGCCCGCGAAGGCGCGGCGTTCATCCGTGAGCACATCATCCAGGTCACCACTCGCACCTTCGACGACTTCGCCGGCGCGCCGGTCGACCCGCAACAGATCCGGACCCTGCTGGGCCTGGCTTGA
- a CDS encoding (2Fe-2S)-binding protein, whose amino-acid sequence MPDLTLDGRPLRVADGTSVAAALALGGDGCSRTSVSGQRRAPLCGMGVCQECRVTIDGRRRLACQTLCRDGMQVETRA is encoded by the coding sequence ATGCCTGACCTGACCCTCGATGGCCGCCCGCTACGCGTGGCCGACGGCACCAGCGTCGCTGCTGCTCTGGCCCTGGGCGGCGATGGCTGCTCGCGCACTTCGGTCAGCGGCCAGCGCCGCGCCCCGCTGTGCGGCATGGGCGTTTGCCAGGAGTGCCGGGTGACGATCGACGGTCGCCGGCGCCTGGCCTGCCAGACCCTGTGCCGTGACGGCATGCAGGTGGAGACCCGCGCATGA